In Vanrija pseudolonga chromosome 4, complete sequence, a single window of DNA contains:
- the trs23 gene encoding Transport protein particle subunit trs23 has protein sequence MTIHALWVINKAGGLVFNRSYTDTLPPLPLNTVLILAGTLHGIHAITARLAPAPAPGSVPAGLTSFEAEGWGGHVFLTPTGTKFVALHSLNQQGLDETLRRVYEIYSDAVMKNPFHTPEMPINSALFDQRLSKLIAGVNA, from the exons ATGACAATCCACGCGCTCTGGGTAATCAACAAGGCCGGCGGTCTGGTCTTCAACAGGTCGTACACGG ACACCCTCCCCCCGCTCCCGCTCAACACGGTCCTCATCCTCGCAGGCACCCTGCACGGCATCCACGCCATCACTGCGCGGCttgcccccgcgcccgcgcccggcTCGGTGCCGGCCGGGCTGACGTCGTTCGAGGCAGAGGGATGGGGCGGGCACGTCTTCCTCACGCCGACTG gaaCAAAGTTCGTCGCGCTCCACTCGCTCAACCAGCAGGGCCTGGACGAGACCCTCCGGCGCGTGTACGAGATCT ACTCGGACGCCGTCATGAAGAACCCGTTCCATACCCCCGAGATGCCGATCAACTCGGCCTTGTTTGACCAGCGGCTGAGCAAGCTCATCGCGGGGGTCAACGCGTAG